One Burkholderia sp. 9120 genomic window, GGCGCGCCGCGTTCACAGCGTCGACGTAAGCGGCGAACGTCGGATACTGGAACGCGTCGCGCTCGCCGAGCAGATTCATCGGATCCGGCGGGTCGCCCTTCAACGCCACCGGCGACGCGCTGATCCCGCAATTGCCGACGATCACCGTCGTCACGCCCTGCGTGATCTTCGGCAGCATTTGCGGCGAGCGGATCACGTGCGTGTCGTCGTGCGTGTGAACGTCGATGAAACCCGGCGCCAGCGCGCGCCCGTTCGCCTCGACCACGTCTTCGGCCAGCCAGTTCGACAGATTGCCGATCGCGACGATGCGCCCGTCGCGAACCGCGACATCGCGCTCCACCGGCGGCGCGCCGGTGCCGTCATACAGTTGCGCGCCGACGATCAGCGTGTCCGCGGCTTCGGGATGCGAGTGCATGGATCAGTCTCCTAACGGTTGTCGATCGCCGCCGCCGCGATGCGCGTCGAGCGCGTGCTTCATGCGGCGCAGCAATTCGCGGCTCTCGTCGCCCTGACTGACGGCGAGTTCGGTAACGAGCACATCGAGCGCCATCATCATCGCGTAGCGCGACGACGACGGCTTGTAAATGAAATCGGTTTCAAAAGCGACGATCGGGATCACCCAGTCGGCGAGTCTGGCGAGCGGCGAGGCCGGCGCGGTCAACGCGATCACGCTCGCGCCGTAGCTGCGCGCGATTTTGCAGTTCTCGACCATCTCGGGCACACGCCCGGTAGTGGACAGCGCAATCACCACGCACTCGCGCGACACCGTGCTCGCGACCATGCGCTGCAACAAGCCGTCCTGATAGGTCGCAACGGGCCGGCCGAGCCGCACGAGACGAAAGCGCATTTCGTCGGCGAGCGCGGTCGAGCCGCCGCCCATGCCGAACACGTAGATCATCCGTGCGGCACGCAACGCGGCGGCAGCGTCGCTAAACGGCGCCTGCCGCAACAATTGATGGTTATGCGCGAGCGCGTTCTGCAATTCGTCGAAGATGCGGGTGGCGATCGGCTCGGGCGCGTCGCTCGCGCCGCCAGGCTGCAGGAAGCGCTGTCCGACGGCGGCCGCCTGCGCGAGCCGCAGTTTCAGTTCCCGCACGTCGCGGCAGCCCACTGCCTTGGCAAAGCGCGTGACGGTCGCGACGCTCACCTCGGCCTGCTGCGCAAGCGCACCGATGCTGGCGCGCGACGCGCCCGTCAGATCGTCGAGAATCAGCGCGGCGACCTTGCGCTCGGCCGAACGCAGTTCCGGCGCGCATTCGGCGATGCGCGCAACGATATCGAAGGTCAACGGCTCGGCGGTTGAGTTCATTGCAGACTGTGGGATGACGCCCGAAGGCTGACAAAAAGCCTTCGTCGGATTGTGAGGCGAACCGTGGTACTAAATAACATTTCTTCGATCATCGTACTTTCGGTAACATGCTAAAGTCAACTTTGATTCAATTTAACTGGACGATGGAGCAGGGAGACATGAAAGTTACAAACTATCAGGGCGCGACGATTGATCCTTATAGCAAGGGCTTGGGCATGGTTCCGGGCGCCAGCATCCAACTCACGGACACGGCACGCCTCGAGTGGAATCTGTTGAATGAAGACGTGAGCCTGCCGGCTGCCGTGCTGTATGCGGATCGCGTGGAACACAATCTGAAATGGATGCAGGCGTTCGTCGCGGAATATGGCGTCAAGCTCGCGCCGCACGGCAAGACCACCATGGCGCCGCAACTGTTTCGACGTCAGCTCGACACCGGCGCGTGGGGCATCACGCTCGCCACCGCGCACCAGGTGCGCGCGGCGTATCACGGCGGCGTGTCGCGCATTCTGATGGCCAATCAACTGGTGGGCCGCCGCAACATGATGATGGTCGCGGAGTTGCTGAGCGATCCGGATTTCGAATTCTTCTGCCTCGTCGATTCGGTCGAAGGCGTCGAGCAGTTGGGCGAGTTCTTCACGTCGGTTCATAAGCAGTTGCAGGTGCTGCTCGAACTTGGCGTGCCGGGCGGCCGCACCGGCGTGCGCGACGAAGCGCAGCGCAACGCGGTGCTTGACGCGATCGCGCGTTATCCGGACGTGCTGAAGCTCGCCGGCGTCGAGTTGTATGAGGGCGTGCTGAAGGAAGAACAGGAAGTGCGCGAGTTCCTGCAAAGCGCCGTGGCCGTTACGCGCACGCTGGTCGACGAAGGCCGCTTCGCGCGCACACCCGCGGTGTTGTCGGGCGCAGGATCAGCGTGGTACGACGTGGTCGCGGAAGAATTCGTGAAGGCGTCGGAAGACGGCAAGGTCGAGGTCGTGTTGCGTCCCGGCTGTTACCTCACGCATGACGTCGGCGTTTATCGCAAAGCGCAGACCGACATCTTCGCGCGTAATCCGGTCGCGAAGAAAATGGGCGAAGGCTTGCTGCCCGCGCTGCAATTGTGGGCGTATGTGCAGTCGATTCCCGAGCCGGATCGCGCCATCATCGGTCTCGGCAAGCGCGACTCCGCGTTCGACGCGGGCATGCCGGAACCGGCGCGCCACTACCGTCCGGGCAACGAAGCCCCGCGCGATGTCGCGGCGAGCGAAGGCTGGGAGATTTTCGGTTTGATGGATCAGCACGCGTATCTGCGGATTCCCGCCGGCGCCGATCTGAAAGTGGGCGACATGATCGCGTTCGACATTTCGCATCCGTGCCTGACGTTCGACAAGTGGCGTCAGGTGCTGGTGGTCGATCCGGCGTATCGCGTGACTGAAGTGATCGAAACGTTCTTCTGATTGTGTTCTGAACGGCGCGCTTTGCGAGGCATGTGAAGCGCGCCGATGATGTCTTAACGCGACGCTGCGCTGTTCGCCGCTTCTGCTGATTGCGTAGCGCTCGCGTCAACGGCGTTAGCGGCGTTAGCGTTACCTGTTGCGACGACTTCCCCGATCCTCGCCTCGAGCATCTTCAACGCGCCAGACAGCGCGCCCAAAACGTCGTCCGGCAGCGCCGCCATCGTGTCGTGCACGAAGGCCTTGCGGCGCGGCAAACTGGCTTCCGTCGCCGCCTGCCCCGCTTCGGTCAGGCGCACGTTGGTCACGCGGTTGTCGCGCGTGTCCATGCTGCGCGCGATCCAGCCCAACGCTTCGAGCGTTTTCAACTGCCGCGTCAACGCGCCCGGATCCACCCGCAAGCGCTCCACCAGCCGCTTCTGCGACGATTCGCCGGCCTGGTCATGCAGCGCAAGCAGAATGCGCCAGCGCGGCAGCGGATGACCGACCTGCGCCTCGAACGCCGACATGAACGCCCGATAGGTGCGGCCGAATTGCTGCATGACGGCGACGTGATCCTGTTCTTCCATATCTTCAGTAAACCGGTAAGTCTAAAAAAATCAATCCGCGTGAATCACCGGCTCCAGCTTGCGCTGAAGCTTGACCGGCGGCACACGGCGGCTTTGCCACACCGACACCACGGCGATGATCGCCGCCATCGCGAGCCCCAGATGAATCGCGGCGACCAGCGCCTCACGCGCGCTTTCCAGCAGCATGGCGCCGTTGTGGCCCGCGTGCGTCAACTGGCTGAGCAAGGTGGTTTGCGCGTCGCGATTGATCAGAATCTGCGGATCGCCAAGATCGCTGAACCATTGCGACGCGTGATCGTTTTCCAGCGCGCTGCGCACGCCGCTCGCGTACATATGGCTGACCAGCGTGCCGGTGAGCGCCGTGCCAAGCATGCCGCCGATCATCCGCAGCGACTGCAGCAGCGCGGTGGCGATACCGAGGTGTTCGCGGCCGGCCGTCTGCTGCGCGAAGATCGTCAGGTTCGGCATCACGAAACCGAGACCCAGCCCGCCGATCACCATGAACGTCATCAGCAGCCATTGCGGCATGGCGCGCGTCGCGACGACCACGCCGAGACAGGCAAGCGCGAGAAGCGCAAAGCCGATGTACAGCATCAGATTCGGATTGCGCACGCGCGACACGATGCGCCCGTTCGCGATACTGCCGATCGTGATGAACACCACCAGCGGCGTGATGACGAGCCCCGCTTCTTTCGGCGACATGCCGAAACCGCCCTGGAACAGCAACGGCGCGTAGAACAGCAGCGAGAACATCGAGAAACCGCCCAGCACGGCAAGCGTGAAGAGCGCGGCCAGACTGCGGTTGCGGAACATGTCGACGGGCAGGATCGCTGTCGGGCAGCGCTTTTCCCACTGCCACAGCGCGTAGGCCGAGGCGACGCTCAACGCGAGCAGCGCCAGCGCGCTCAACGTGACGCCATGCTTCGGCAGTAACTCGACGAACAATTGCAGCGAGCCAAGCGCCACCGCGATCAGCACGGCGCCGGGCCAATCGAGCCGCATCTTGCCTTTATGCTCGACGTGCCGGAGGTGCGGCAGAAAGCGCCAGACGAAAAACAGCGACAGCAGCCCGACG contains:
- a CDS encoding MurR/RpiR family transcriptional regulator, with the translated sequence MNSTAEPLTFDIVARIAECAPELRSAERKVAALILDDLTGASRASIGALAQQAEVSVATVTRFAKAVGCRDVRELKLRLAQAAAVGQRFLQPGGASDAPEPIATRIFDELQNALAHNHQLLRQAPFSDAAAALRAARMIYVFGMGGGSTALADEMRFRLVRLGRPVATYQDGLLQRMVASTVSRECVVIALSTTGRVPEMVENCKIARSYGASVIALTAPASPLARLADWVIPIVAFETDFIYKPSSSRYAMMMALDVLVTELAVSQGDESRELLRRMKHALDAHRGGGDRQPLGD
- a CDS encoding amino acid deaminase, which translates into the protein MKVTNYQGATIDPYSKGLGMVPGASIQLTDTARLEWNLLNEDVSLPAAVLYADRVEHNLKWMQAFVAEYGVKLAPHGKTTMAPQLFRRQLDTGAWGITLATAHQVRAAYHGGVSRILMANQLVGRRNMMMVAELLSDPDFEFFCLVDSVEGVEQLGEFFTSVHKQLQVLLELGVPGGRTGVRDEAQRNAVLDAIARYPDVLKLAGVELYEGVLKEEQEVREFLQSAVAVTRTLVDEGRFARTPAVLSGAGSAWYDVVAEEFVKASEDGKVEVVLRPGCYLTHDVGVYRKAQTDIFARNPVAKKMGEGLLPALQLWAYVQSIPEPDRAIIGLGKRDSAFDAGMPEPARHYRPGNEAPRDVAASEGWEIFGLMDQHAYLRIPAGADLKVGDMIAFDISHPCLTFDKWRQVLVVDPAYRVTEVIETFF
- a CDS encoding MarR family winged helix-turn-helix transcriptional regulator; this translates as MEEQDHVAVMQQFGRTYRAFMSAFEAQVGHPLPRWRILLALHDQAGESSQKRLVERLRVDPGALTRQLKTLEALGWIARSMDTRDNRVTNVRLTEAGQAATEASLPRRKAFVHDTMAALPDDVLGALSGALKMLEARIGEVVATGNANAANAVDASATQSAEAANSAASR
- a CDS encoding MDR family MFS transporter; amino-acid sequence: MAVHTAAHHSSGQVLPFRESLLAMLGISFVTMLVALDQTVVGTALPTIVSELKGFELYAWVATSYLLTSVITVPIFGRLGDYYGRKPFVIASIVVFTGASVLCGAANSMMFLVLARGLQGIGGGMLVGTAFACIPDLFPDSVVRLRWQVLMSSAFGIANAVGPSLGGFLTQYYGWRSVFYVNLPVGLLSLFFVWRFLPHLRHVEHKGKMRLDWPGAVLIAVALGSLQLFVELLPKHGVTLSALALLALSVASAYALWQWEKRCPTAILPVDMFRNRSLAALFTLAVLGGFSMFSLLFYAPLLFQGGFGMSPKEAGLVITPLVVFITIGSIANGRIVSRVRNPNLMLYIGFALLALACLGVVVATRAMPQWLLMTFMVIGGLGLGFVMPNLTIFAQQTAGREHLGIATALLQSLRMIGGMLGTALTGTLVSHMYASGVRSALENDHASQWFSDLGDPQILINRDAQTTLLSQLTHAGHNGAMLLESAREALVAAIHLGLAMAAIIAVVSVWQSRRVPPVKLQRKLEPVIHAD